Proteins encoded in a region of the Mycolicibacterium duvalii genome:
- the ruvX gene encoding Holliday junction resolvase RuvX, which produces MDAPDWTRRTPDRPGGDESSPDPGRGRRLGVDVGTVRIGVAVSDPDATLATPVETVRRERRSDRHLRRLVALARENDVVEVVVGLPRTLADRAGASAKDAIDVADMLAARIAPVPVRLADERFTTLSAQRSLREAGVRSRGQRSVIDQAAAVGILQHWLDQRRTALSAHGEVGNG; this is translated from the coding sequence GTGGACGCCCCCGACTGGACCCGCCGGACGCCTGACCGGCCTGGCGGCGACGAGTCGTCGCCCGACCCGGGGCGTGGCCGCCGATTGGGCGTCGACGTCGGCACCGTGCGTATCGGTGTGGCCGTCAGCGACCCGGACGCGACCCTGGCCACCCCGGTCGAGACGGTGCGGCGGGAGCGGCGCTCCGATCGTCACCTGCGGCGCCTGGTGGCGTTGGCGCGTGAGAACGACGTGGTCGAGGTGGTGGTCGGCCTGCCGCGTACGCTGGCCGACCGTGCCGGGGCGTCGGCGAAGGACGCGATCGACGTGGCCGACATGCTGGCCGCGCGGATCGCGCCGGTACCTGTGCGCCTGGCCGACGAGCGGTTCACCACGTTGTCCGCGCAGCGCTCACTGCGGGAAGCGGGAGTACGGTCTCGCGGCCAGCGCTCGGTGATCGATCAGGCCGCGGCGGTGGGAATCCTGCAACACTGGCTGGACCAGCGGCGGACGGCGCTGTCCGCACACGGAGAGGTCGGGAATGGCTGA
- a CDS encoding circularly permuted type 2 ATP-grasp protein yields the protein MVLPASGAHQIDDPLARYRRMRAQQVLFDLQDGGPATGYDEFVDAAGDVRPAWQELADGMRDRGRSGLDRLRAAVRDLVDNDGITYIPVDYQGADPDSGPMPIPWRLDPLPLVISAADWDGLEAGLVQRSRLLDAVLADLYGPQRVITGGVLPPQLLYAHPGYQRAAHGIAVPGRHQLFLHGCDVSRAASGDFLVNADWTQAPSGAGYALAGRRVIAHAVPELYEQIAPRPASPWAQALRLALIDAAPESAEEPVVVVLSPGIHSETAFDQAYLASLLGFPLVESADLVVRDGKVWMRSMGTLQRVDVVLRRVDADYADPLDLRADSRLGVVGLVEALRRGSVSVVNTLGSGILESPGVQRFLPQLAAALLDETPLLGAQPMYWGGIDVERSHLLANLSSLLIRPVTGGESIVGPELSDERREQLAAAISTTPWQWVGQELPEFCSAPSAFAAGGLSAASTGARLFTVAQRGGYAPMIGGLGYVLAPGTSAFRLDTLAAKDVWVRMPARATAEKTPDVTGLPAMAFSRPTREVSSPRVLSDLFWIGRYAERTEHMARLLTVTRERHHEFRYRPTDDGGDCVPVLLAALAALTGGDTGTDDVTEMVATAWSTLWSLTADRHRPGSLAQSVERLGLAARAVRDQMSNDIWMVLAAVERALLQAPEQPPESKAEGEAFLSTTNNLALAGMLALSGMIAESMVRDIGWTMMDIGKRIERGLALTALLQTTLTSVRRPGAEQTVIESTLVACESLVIYRRRNPGKASVAGVAELVLFDGTNPRSLVYQLERLRADLKTLSGASGSSRAERMVDEIAARLRRIEPDELESVDGGGRRRELDGLLAATHQALRELAGVISATHLSVPGEMQPLWGPDRRRLVP from the coding sequence ATGGTTCTTCCTGCCTCTGGTGCACACCAGATCGATGATCCGCTGGCCCGGTACCGCCGGATGCGGGCCCAACAGGTGCTGTTCGACCTACAGGACGGCGGCCCCGCCACCGGGTACGACGAATTCGTCGATGCGGCAGGCGATGTGCGGCCCGCGTGGCAGGAGCTCGCCGACGGAATGCGCGACCGGGGCCGCAGCGGGCTGGACCGGCTGCGCGCCGCGGTTCGTGACCTGGTCGACAACGACGGCATCACCTACATCCCGGTCGACTACCAGGGCGCCGACCCCGACTCCGGACCCATGCCGATTCCGTGGCGGCTGGACCCGCTGCCGCTGGTGATCTCGGCAGCCGATTGGGACGGCCTGGAAGCGGGTCTGGTGCAGCGCTCCCGCCTCCTCGACGCGGTGCTGGCCGATCTGTACGGGCCGCAACGGGTGATCACCGGCGGAGTGCTACCGCCGCAACTGCTATACGCCCACCCCGGGTACCAGCGCGCCGCCCACGGGATCGCGGTGCCGGGCCGTCACCAGCTGTTCCTGCACGGCTGCGACGTCAGCCGTGCCGCCTCCGGCGACTTCCTGGTCAATGCCGACTGGACCCAGGCCCCGTCCGGGGCGGGCTACGCGCTGGCCGGGCGACGGGTGATCGCGCACGCCGTTCCCGAGCTCTACGAGCAGATCGCGCCGCGGCCGGCGTCCCCGTGGGCGCAGGCGCTGCGGCTGGCGCTGATCGACGCGGCACCGGAGTCGGCCGAAGAGCCGGTCGTGGTGGTCCTCAGCCCGGGCATCCACTCCGAAACCGCCTTCGACCAGGCGTACCTGGCCAGCCTGCTGGGCTTCCCGCTGGTGGAGAGCGCAGACCTGGTGGTGCGCGACGGCAAGGTGTGGATGCGCTCGATGGGCACGCTGCAGCGGGTCGACGTGGTGTTGCGCCGAGTCGACGCCGACTACGCCGACCCGCTGGATTTGCGCGCCGACTCCCGGCTGGGCGTGGTGGGGCTGGTCGAGGCGCTGCGGCGCGGATCGGTGTCGGTGGTCAACACGCTGGGCAGTGGAATCCTGGAAAGCCCTGGTGTGCAGAGGTTTCTGCCGCAGCTCGCTGCCGCACTGCTGGATGAGACCCCGCTGCTGGGGGCCCAGCCGATGTACTGGGGCGGCATCGATGTCGAGCGCTCACATCTGTTGGCGAATCTGTCATCGCTGCTGATCCGGCCGGTCACCGGCGGGGAGTCGATCGTCGGCCCGGAACTGTCGGATGAGCGGCGCGAGCAGTTGGCCGCGGCGATCTCGACCACCCCCTGGCAGTGGGTGGGGCAGGAGCTCCCGGAGTTCTGTTCCGCTCCTTCTGCTTTCGCTGCCGGCGGGCTGTCTGCGGCGAGCACCGGCGCCCGCCTCTTCACGGTCGCCCAGCGCGGCGGGTACGCACCGATGATCGGCGGGCTGGGTTATGTGCTGGCGCCGGGCACCTCCGCGTTCCGGCTCGACACCCTGGCGGCCAAGGACGTGTGGGTCCGGATGCCCGCACGGGCCACCGCGGAGAAGACGCCCGACGTCACCGGCCTGCCCGCGATGGCATTCTCCCGCCCGACGCGCGAAGTCAGCTCGCCGCGTGTGCTTTCCGACCTGTTCTGGATCGGGCGCTACGCCGAACGCACCGAGCACATGGCCAGGCTGCTCACGGTGACCCGCGAGCGCCACCACGAGTTCCGATACCGCCCAACCGATGACGGCGGCGACTGTGTCCCGGTGCTGCTCGCCGCACTGGCGGCGCTGACCGGTGGCGACACCGGCACCGACGATGTGACCGAGATGGTCGCCACGGCGTGGTCGACGCTGTGGTCGCTGACTGCCGACCGGCACCGGCCGGGCTCACTGGCCCAGTCGGTCGAACGGCTGGGTCTGGCGGCCCGTGCGGTTCGCGACCAGATGTCCAACGACATCTGGATGGTGCTGGCGGCCGTGGAGCGGGCGCTGCTGCAGGCCCCGGAGCAACCGCCGGAGTCCAAGGCCGAGGGCGAGGCGTTCCTGTCCACGACCAACAACCTGGCGCTGGCCGGGATGTTGGCGCTCTCCGGGATGATCGCCGAATCGATGGTGCGCGACATCGGGTGGACGATGATGGACATCGGCAAGAGAATCGAGCGTGGCTTGGCCCTGACGGCGCTGCTGCAAACGACCCTGACCTCCGTGCGCCGGCCCGGCGCCGAGCAGACCGTCATCGAGTCGACCTTGGTGGCATGTGAATCGTTGGTGATCTACCGCAGACGAAACCCGGGAAAGGCGAGTGTGGCCGGAGTGGCCGAGCTGGTGCTGTTCGACGGGACGAACCCGCGGTCGCTGGTGTATCAGCTCGAGCGACTGCGGGCCGACTTGAAGACGCTGTCCGGTGCGTCGGGGTCCTCCCGTGCCGAGCGCATGGTCGATGAGATCGCCGCGCGGTTGCGCCGCATCGAGCCAGACGAGCTCGAGAGCGTCGACGGCGGGGGGCGGCGTCGGGAGCTTGACGGACTGCTCGCCGCGACCCACCAGGCGCTGCGCGAGCTCGCCGGTGTCATCAGCGCCACGCACCTGTCGGTCCCGGGGGAGATGCAGCCGCTGTGGGGGCCCGACCGGCGGCGGCTGGTCCCGTGA
- a CDS encoding DUF3097 domain-containing protein has translation MADRYGSDILADNPHQSRRPRSVEQPIEIGMVVEDAETGFVGAVVRVEYGRMELEDRNGRTKPFPVGPGYLIDGKPVILLAPKKAAPAAATRTASGSVAVAGARAKVAAASRIYVEGRHDAELVEQVWGDDLRIEGVVVEYLGGVDDLRAVVAEFRPGPGRRLGVLVDHLVPGSKEARIAESVRRGPGGDHTLVVGHPFIDIWQAVKPARLGIPSWPVIPKGQDWKHGVCAALGWKHRDQADIAAAWQRIRGRVRDWTDLEPELIGRVEELIDFVTAPV, from the coding sequence GTGGCTGATCGCTATGGCTCCGACATCCTGGCCGACAACCCGCACCAATCGCGCAGGCCCCGCTCCGTGGAGCAGCCGATCGAGATCGGCATGGTCGTCGAGGACGCCGAGACCGGCTTCGTCGGAGCGGTCGTGCGCGTCGAGTACGGCCGCATGGAACTCGAGGACCGGAACGGCCGTACCAAACCGTTCCCGGTCGGCCCCGGCTATCTCATCGACGGCAAGCCGGTCATCCTGCTCGCCCCGAAGAAAGCGGCGCCGGCAGCTGCGACCCGCACCGCGTCGGGATCGGTCGCCGTCGCCGGTGCCCGCGCGAAAGTCGCCGCCGCCAGCCGGATCTATGTCGAGGGCCGTCACGATGCGGAGCTGGTCGAGCAGGTCTGGGGTGACGATCTGCGCATCGAGGGCGTCGTCGTCGAGTACCTCGGCGGCGTCGACGATCTGCGCGCGGTCGTGGCCGAGTTCCGTCCCGGTCCGGGACGGCGACTCGGTGTGCTGGTCGATCATCTGGTCCCCGGGTCCAAGGAGGCCCGTATCGCCGAGTCGGTACGACGCGGCCCGGGCGGCGACCACACCCTGGTGGTCGGGCATCCGTTCATCGACATCTGGCAGGCCGTCAAGCCCGCCCGGTTGGGCATACCGTCGTGGCCGGTGATCCCCAAGGGCCAGGACTGGAAGCACGGCGTGTGCGCCGCGCTGGGATGGAAGCACCGCGACCAGGCCGACATCGCCGCGGCATGGCAACGGATCCGGGGCCGGGTGCGCGACTGGACGGATCTCGAACCCGAATTGATCGGGCGCGTCGAGGAGCTCATCGACTTCGTCACCGCGCCGGTGTAA
- a CDS encoding transglutaminase family protein gives MAPDDVTAASTARRYEIVHRTEYRYSDVVTSSYGRGFLTPRNSGRQRRLSHELVVAPAADDSSTSRDVYGNVSSYFHVTRPHRALCITATSVVEVDPPPVDRYQGPSARAPWEIARPVGADGARAAEFTLDLQPAEITEELRAYAAPSFASGRSLIDVLRDLTTRIYTDFTYRSGSTTVSTKVSDVLAAREGVCQDFARLAIGCLRANGLAASYVSGYLATDPPPGKERMVGIDATHAWAAVWTPQNVWLGLDPTNDQVIDERYITVAFGRDYADIPPLRGIIYTESESSVIDVSVDVAPYEGTVRHA, from the coding sequence ATGGCTCCGGACGACGTGACCGCCGCCTCGACGGCGCGTCGCTACGAGATCGTCCATCGCACCGAGTACCGCTACTCCGACGTGGTCACCAGCTCCTACGGGCGGGGTTTTCTGACGCCGCGGAACTCGGGGCGTCAGCGCCGACTGTCCCACGAACTGGTCGTCGCCCCGGCCGCGGACGACAGCTCCACCAGCCGTGACGTCTACGGCAATGTGAGTTCCTATTTCCACGTGACCCGGCCGCATCGTGCGCTGTGCATCACCGCGACGTCGGTCGTCGAGGTCGATCCACCGCCGGTCGACCGGTACCAGGGGCCGTCGGCCCGCGCGCCGTGGGAGATCGCGCGCCCGGTCGGTGCGGACGGTGCGCGCGCCGCGGAGTTCACCCTGGACCTGCAGCCGGCGGAGATCACCGAAGAGTTGCGTGCGTATGCCGCACCCAGTTTCGCCTCCGGACGGTCGCTGATCGACGTCCTGCGCGACCTGACGACACGCATCTACACCGATTTCACCTACCGATCGGGATCGACGACGGTGTCCACCAAGGTCAGCGATGTTTTGGCGGCGCGGGAAGGGGTATGTCAGGACTTCGCGCGGCTCGCGATCGGGTGCCTGCGTGCCAACGGTCTGGCAGCCAGTTACGTCTCGGGATATCTGGCCACCGACCCGCCTCCGGGGAAGGAACGCATGGTCGGGATCGACGCGACGCACGCCTGGGCAGCGGTGTGGACGCCGCAGAACGTCTGGCTCGGGCTGGATCCCACCAACGACCAGGTGATCGACGAGCGCTACATCACAGTGGCTTTCGGCCGTGACTACGCCGACATTCCGCCCCTGCGCGGAATCATCTACACCGAATCGGAGAGCAGCGTGATCGATGTGTCGGTCGACGTGGCGCCATACGAAGGGACTGTGCGACATGCGTGA
- the alaS gene encoding alanine--tRNA ligase — MQTHEIRKRFLDHFVNAGHTEVPSASVILDDPNLLFVNAGMVQFVPFFLGARTPPYPRAVSVQKCIRTPDIDEVGITTRHNTFFQMAGNFSFGDYFKKGAIEFAWTLLTNPQDQGGYGFDPEKLWATVYLDDDEAIELWQEVAGLPAERIQRRGMADNYWSMGIPGPCGPSSEIYYDRGPEYGVEGGPVANEDRYIEIWNLVFMQNERGEGTSKEDFEILGPLPRKNIDTGMGIERVACLLQNVDNVYETDLLRPAIDLMAARAPRGYGQGVHEDDVRYRIIADHSRTAAIIIGDGVSPGNEGRGYVLRRLLRRIIRAAKLLGVEQPIMADLMATVRDAMGPSYPELVADFDRIQRIAVAEETAFNRTLSSGSRLFEDAARATKASGASKLSGRDAFTLHDTYGFPIELTLEMAAEADLSVDEEGFRTLMAEQRQRAKADAAARKQAHADLSAYRDLVDSGPTEFTGFDELSSEARVLGIFVDGKRVPVVTHAGREGAGERIELILDRTPFYAESGGQIADEGAITGTGASQTARAAVGDVQKIAKTLWAHRVTVESGEFVEGDTVVAAVDPRWRHGATQGHSGTHMVHAALRQVLGPNAVQAGSLNRPGYLRFDFNWQGALTEGQRTEIEEVTNEAVEADYEVHSFTTELERAKAMGAMALFGENYPDEVRVVEIGGPFSLELCGGTHVRNSAQIGPVTILGESSVGSGVRRVEAYVGLDSFRHLAKERALMAGLASSLKVPSEEVPARVATLVEKLRSAEKELDRLRMANARAAAANAAAGAEDIGKVRLVAQRMAGGMSAGDLRSLVGDVRGKLGSGPAVVALMSEADNDAVPFVVAVNPAAQDLGLRADDLVKVLGAAVNGRGGGKADLAQGSGKGAAGIDAALAAIRAELGRS, encoded by the coding sequence GTGCAGACACACGAGATCAGGAAGCGTTTCCTTGATCACTTCGTGAACGCGGGACATACCGAGGTGCCGAGTGCCTCGGTGATCCTCGACGACCCCAACCTGTTGTTCGTCAACGCCGGCATGGTGCAGTTCGTGCCGTTCTTCCTCGGCGCGCGCACCCCGCCCTATCCGCGTGCGGTGAGCGTCCAGAAGTGCATCCGCACACCGGACATCGACGAGGTCGGCATCACGACCCGGCACAACACGTTCTTCCAGATGGCCGGCAACTTCAGCTTCGGCGACTATTTCAAGAAGGGCGCCATCGAATTCGCCTGGACTCTGCTGACCAACCCGCAGGATCAGGGCGGCTACGGCTTCGATCCCGAAAAGCTCTGGGCGACCGTCTATCTCGATGACGATGAGGCCATCGAACTGTGGCAGGAGGTCGCCGGTCTGCCGGCCGAGCGCATCCAGCGCCGCGGCATGGCCGACAACTACTGGTCGATGGGCATCCCTGGGCCGTGCGGGCCGTCCTCGGAGATCTACTACGACCGCGGACCCGAATACGGCGTCGAGGGCGGTCCCGTAGCCAACGAGGACCGTTACATCGAGATCTGGAACCTCGTGTTCATGCAGAACGAGCGCGGGGAGGGCACCTCGAAGGAGGACTTCGAGATCCTCGGCCCGCTGCCGCGCAAGAACATCGACACGGGGATGGGCATCGAACGCGTGGCCTGCCTGCTGCAGAACGTGGACAACGTCTACGAGACCGACCTGCTGCGGCCCGCGATCGACCTGATGGCTGCGAGGGCTCCGCGCGGCTACGGCCAGGGCGTCCATGAGGACGACGTCCGCTACCGGATCATCGCCGACCACAGCCGCACCGCGGCGATCATCATCGGTGACGGAGTCAGCCCCGGTAACGAAGGTCGCGGCTACGTGTTGCGCCGACTACTGCGCCGCATCATCCGTGCGGCCAAACTGCTCGGCGTCGAGCAGCCGATCATGGCGGACCTGATGGCCACCGTGCGCGACGCGATGGGCCCGTCCTACCCGGAGCTGGTCGCCGACTTCGATCGCATCCAGCGCATCGCGGTCGCCGAGGAGACCGCGTTCAACCGCACGCTGAGCTCCGGTTCGCGGCTGTTCGAGGACGCCGCCCGGGCGACCAAGGCCTCGGGCGCCTCCAAGCTCTCGGGCCGCGACGCATTCACCCTGCACGACACCTACGGCTTCCCGATCGAGCTGACCCTCGAAATGGCCGCCGAGGCCGACCTCAGTGTCGACGAGGAAGGCTTCCGCACCCTGATGGCCGAGCAGCGGCAGCGGGCCAAGGCCGACGCCGCGGCGCGCAAGCAGGCGCACGCCGATCTGTCGGCGTACCGCGATCTCGTCGACAGCGGCCCCACCGAGTTCACCGGCTTCGACGAATTGTCCAGTGAAGCCAGGGTCCTCGGCATCTTCGTGGACGGCAAGAGGGTTCCGGTGGTGACCCACGCCGGTCGCGAGGGCGCCGGCGAACGGATCGAGCTGATTCTCGACCGCACCCCCTTCTATGCGGAGTCGGGTGGCCAGATCGCCGACGAAGGCGCCATCACCGGCACCGGGGCCTCGCAGACCGCCCGCGCGGCCGTCGGCGACGTCCAGAAGATCGCCAAGACCCTGTGGGCGCACCGCGTCACGGTCGAGTCCGGCGAGTTCGTCGAGGGCGACACCGTCGTGGCCGCCGTCGACCCGCGCTGGCGCCACGGCGCCACCCAGGGCCACTCGGGCACCCACATGGTGCACGCGGCGCTGCGCCAGGTGCTCGGACCCAACGCCGTGCAGGCCGGTTCGCTCAACCGGCCCGGCTACCTACGGTTCGACTTCAACTGGCAGGGCGCGCTCACCGAGGGCCAGCGCACCGAGATCGAGGAAGTCACCAACGAGGCCGTCGAGGCCGACTACGAGGTGCACAGCTTCACCACCGAACTCGAGCGGGCCAAGGCCATGGGGGCGATGGCACTGTTCGGGGAGAACTATCCCGACGAGGTTCGGGTCGTCGAGATCGGTGGGCCGTTCTCGCTGGAACTGTGCGGGGGCACGCATGTGCGCAACTCGGCGCAGATCGGTCCGGTGACGATCCTCGGCGAGTCCTCGGTCGGGTCCGGTGTGCGCCGTGTCGAGGCCTATGTCGGGCTCGACTCGTTCCGGCACTTGGCCAAAGAACGCGCGTTGATGGCCGGGCTCGCGTCGTCGCTGAAGGTGCCCTCCGAAGAGGTGCCCGCGCGGGTGGCCACTCTGGTCGAAAAGCTGCGCAGCGCGGAGAAGGAGCTCGATCGGCTGCGGATGGCCAACGCCCGCGCCGCCGCGGCCAACGCGGCCGCCGGCGCGGAGGACATCGGTAAGGTCCGTCTGGTGGCCCAGCGGATGGCCGGCGGGATGTCGGCAGGGGATCTGCGCTCGCTCGTCGGTGACGTCCGCGGCAAGCTCGGCAGCGGGCCGGCGGTGGTGGCACTGATGTCGGAGGCCGACAATGATGCCGTTCCGTTCGTGGTGGCGGTCAATCCGGCCGCCCAGGATCTCGGTCTGCGCGCCGACGACCTGGTCAAGGTGCTGGGAGCGGCCGTCAACGGCCGCGGCGGGGGCAAAGCTGATCTGGCCCAGGGGTCCGGTAAGGGGGCGGCGGGTATCGACGCGGCATTGGCGGCGATACGCGCGGAGCTGGGCCGGAGTTAG
- a CDS encoding secondary thiamine-phosphate synthase enzyme YjbQ, translating into MNTEVLDVDTSRRRIVDLTAAVRDFCATQGDGLCNVFVPHATAGVAVIETGAGSDDDLVDTLERLLPRDDRYRHAHGSPGHGADHVLPGLVSPSVTVPVGDGAPLLGTWQSIVLVDMNRDNPQRAVRLSFVSG; encoded by the coding sequence GTGAACACCGAAGTGCTCGATGTCGATACGTCGCGTCGCCGCATCGTGGACCTGACCGCCGCGGTCCGTGACTTCTGCGCCACGCAGGGGGACGGCCTGTGCAATGTGTTCGTGCCGCACGCCACGGCCGGCGTCGCCGTCATCGAGACCGGAGCCGGATCCGATGACGACCTCGTCGACACCCTCGAGCGGCTGCTGCCACGCGACGACCGGTACCGCCACGCCCACGGGTCACCGGGCCACGGTGCCGATCATGTCCTGCCCGGCCTCGTCTCGCCGTCGGTGACGGTGCCGGTGGGTGACGGAGCGCCGCTGCTCGGCACGTGGCAGAGCATCGTTTTGGTGGACATGAACAGAGACAATCCGCAACGGGCGGTCCGCTTGAGCTTCGTGTCGGGCTGA
- a CDS encoding replication-associated recombination protein A, whose protein sequence is MSDSLFDVPGDAPAPAASPVGASVPLAVRMRPASLDEVVGQEHLLQANAPLRRLVEGSGAASVILYGPPGTGKTTLASLISQATGRRFEALSALSAGVKEVRAVIDQARQAAVRGQQTVLFIDEVHRFSKTQQDALLAAVENRVVLLVAATTENPSFSVVAPLLSRSLILALQPLTPADIATVLRRAIDDERGLGGAVPVTDEAVDLLVQLSAGDARRALTALEVAAETGDEVTVEVIEQSLDKAAVRYDRDGDQHYDVVSAFIKSVRGSDVDAALHYLARMLVAGEDPRFVARRLMILASEDIGMADPTALPIAVSAAQTVQLIGMPEAQLTLAHATVHLATAPKSNAVTTALGAAMADIRAGKAGLVPAHLRDGHYSGAAKLGHGVGYRYAHDEPGGVAAQQYPPDELVGVDYYRPTNRGAEREISGRLDKLRAIIRRAR, encoded by the coding sequence GTGTCCGACAGTCTGTTCGACGTTCCCGGCGACGCGCCGGCACCCGCGGCCAGCCCGGTCGGTGCGTCGGTGCCGTTGGCGGTGCGCATGCGGCCGGCATCCCTCGATGAGGTGGTGGGGCAGGAGCATCTGCTGCAAGCCAACGCCCCGCTGCGCCGACTCGTCGAGGGGTCCGGCGCGGCGTCGGTCATTCTCTACGGGCCACCGGGGACCGGCAAGACGACGCTGGCGTCGCTGATCTCCCAGGCCACCGGTCGGCGGTTCGAGGCGCTCTCGGCGCTGTCGGCCGGGGTCAAGGAGGTCCGGGCCGTCATCGACCAGGCCCGGCAAGCCGCCGTGCGGGGCCAGCAGACCGTGCTATTCATCGACGAGGTGCACCGGTTCTCCAAGACCCAGCAGGATGCCCTGCTGGCGGCCGTGGAGAACCGCGTGGTGCTGCTGGTCGCCGCCACCACCGAGAACCCGTCATTCAGCGTGGTGGCGCCGCTGCTGTCCCGCTCGCTGATCCTGGCGCTGCAGCCGCTGACGCCGGCCGACATCGCCACTGTCCTGCGCCGGGCCATCGACGACGAGCGGGGGTTGGGCGGCGCGGTGCCGGTCACCGACGAGGCCGTCGACCTGCTGGTGCAGTTGTCCGCCGGGGACGCCCGCCGTGCGTTGACGGCCCTGGAGGTCGCCGCCGAGACCGGCGACGAGGTCACCGTCGAGGTCATCGAGCAGTCCCTGGACAAGGCCGCGGTGCGCTACGACCGCGACGGCGACCAGCACTACGACGTCGTCAGCGCGTTCATCAAGTCGGTGCGCGGTTCCGACGTCGACGCGGCGCTGCACTATCTGGCCCGCATGCTCGTCGCGGGGGAGGACCCGCGCTTCGTGGCCCGCCGCTTGATGATTCTGGCCAGCGAGGACATCGGGATGGCCGATCCCACCGCGCTGCCCATCGCGGTGTCCGCCGCCCAGACCGTGCAGCTGATCGGGATGCCGGAGGCCCAGCTCACGCTGGCCCACGCGACGGTGCACCTGGCCACCGCTCCGAAGTCGAACGCCGTGACCACCGCGCTGGGAGCCGCGATGGCCGACATCCGCGCGGGGAAGGCGGGTCTGGTGCCGGCGCATCTGCGGGACGGGCACTATTCCGGTGCAGCCAAGCTGGGGCACGGAGTCGGCTACCGCTACGCCCACGATGAGCCGGGAGGAGTTGCCGCCCAGCAGTATCCACCCGACGAGCTGGTCGGGGTCGACTACTACCGGCCCACCAACCGGGGTGCCGAACGGGAGATCTCAGGCAGGTTGGACAAGCTGCGCGCGATCATCCGGCGCGCCCGCTGA
- a CDS encoding zinc-binding metallopeptidase family protein: protein MRDFTCPNCGQRLAFENSVCLSCGSALGFSLDDMALLVIAPSEESEHAGAVDECHYQLCANLHLAECNWLVEKGPIAKLCVSCGLTRTRPNDADSIALAAFATAERAKRRLIAELHELKLPIVGRDDDPEFGLAFDLLSSQFEKVFTGHDNGVITLDLAEGDDVHREQLRISMDEPYRTLLGHFRHEIGHYYFYRLIGTAPDYLQRSTDLFGDPELDYQAALDRHYSEGAPAGWETDYVSSYATMHPAEDWAETFAHYLHIRDTLDTAAAFGFAPATATYDRRVLGPSGFDTIIDMWLPLSWALNMVNRSMGKEDLYPFVLPPPVLEKMRFIHTVIDEVTSDPVKLAEVGAPVQTQGQQLG from the coding sequence ATGCGTGACTTCACGTGCCCCAATTGCGGGCAACGGCTGGCGTTCGAGAACTCGGTATGCCTGAGTTGTGGGAGTGCGCTCGGCTTCTCCCTCGATGACATGGCCCTGCTGGTGATCGCGCCGAGCGAGGAGAGCGAGCATGCCGGTGCTGTCGACGAATGCCACTACCAGCTGTGCGCGAATCTTCACCTGGCCGAATGCAACTGGCTGGTCGAGAAAGGGCCGATCGCCAAACTGTGCGTGTCCTGCGGGCTCACCCGCACCCGGCCCAACGACGCTGACTCCATCGCGCTGGCCGCGTTCGCGACGGCCGAGCGGGCCAAGCGGCGGCTGATCGCCGAGTTGCACGAGTTGAAGCTGCCCATTGTCGGCCGCGACGACGACCCGGAGTTCGGATTGGCGTTCGACCTGCTGTCCAGCCAGTTCGAGAAGGTGTTCACCGGCCACGACAACGGCGTGATCACCCTGGACCTGGCAGAGGGCGACGACGTACACCGCGAACAGCTGCGGATCTCGATGGACGAGCCGTACCGCACGCTGCTCGGACACTTCCGCCACGAGATCGGCCATTACTATTTCTACCGCCTCATCGGTACGGCTCCCGATTACCTACAGCGCTCGACCGACCTGTTCGGCGACCCGGAACTCGACTACCAGGCCGCGCTGGACCGCCACTACAGCGAAGGTGCGCCGGCGGGATGGGAGACGGACTACGTCTCGTCCTACGCGACGATGCATCCCGCCGAGGACTGGGCCGAGACGTTCGCCCATTATCTGCACATCCGTGACACTCTCGACACCGCCGCGGCGTTCGGATTCGCTCCGGCGACGGCCACCTACGACCGACGGGTGTTGGGGCCCAGCGGATTCGACACCATCATCGACATGTGGCTGCCACTGTCGTGGGCGCTGAACATGGTCAACCGCTCGATGGGCAAAGAGGATCTGTACCCGTTCGTACTCCCGCCGCCGGTTCTGGAGAAGATGCGGTTCATCCACACTGTGATCGACGAGGTGACCTCCGACCCGGTGAAGCTGGCCGAGGTCGGCGCGCCGGTGCAGACGCAGGGCCAGCAGTTGGGCTGA
- a CDS encoding GlsB/YeaQ/YmgE family stress response membrane protein has protein sequence MTVTGIITAILIGIVIGVLGRLVVPGKQNIGVLVTIGVGIVSALIGTWLAQLIGIPTATSGVDWLELLVQVVVAAIGVALVAALMGRRRTGVAGPR, from the coding sequence ATGACCGTCACCGGAATCATCACCGCCATCCTGATCGGCATCGTCATCGGCGTCCTCGGACGGTTGGTCGTGCCGGGCAAGCAGAACATCGGTGTGCTCGTCACCATCGGAGTCGGCATCGTCAGCGCGCTGATCGGCACCTGGCTGGCTCAGTTGATCGGCATCCCGACCGCGACGAGCGGGGTGGATTGGCTCGAACTGCTCGTCCAGGTCGTCGTCGCCGCCATCGGCGTGGCGCTGGTCGCTGCCCTGATGGGCCGCCGTCGCACCGGCGTGGCGGGTCCCCGCTGA